A section of the bacterium genome encodes:
- a CDS encoding T9SS type A sorting domain-containing protein → MKNPLKAGMIKIFTGFLVLFIFYGFAFSVTLNWGSVTEPDVQGYLIYYGTEQGNYTDVIDVGDVSEYDVIDIEEGKTYYFAVASYDSWGNVSELSPEIKWISGQASKPTGIDEDGKIQPENFALSQNFPNPFNPMTTISYTLKRPGEVRLTVYNIYGQTVKTLVNEYSQSAGEKREVVWNGKDENGNSVTSGVYLYSLIVNGEIETKRMIFNK, encoded by the coding sequence ATGAAGAACCCATTGAAAGCCGGAATGATTAAAATTTTTACAGGTTTTCTGGTTTTGTTTATATTTTACGGTTTTGCTTTTTCAGTAACTCTTAATTGGGGCAGTGTAACTGAGCCTGATGTCCAGGGATATTTAATTTATTATGGCACTGAACAGGGGAATTACACAGACGTTATAGATGTGGGTGATGTGTCCGAATATGATGTTATAGACATTGAAGAAGGGAAAACTTACTATTTTGCAGTAGCTTCGTATGATTCATGGGGGAATGTAAGTGAGCTTTCACCTGAGATAAAGTGGATTAGCGGCCAGGCATCAAAACCTACAGGAATAGATGAAGACGGAAAAATACAACCGGAGAATTTTGCATTAAGTCAGAATTTTCCAAACCCGTTTAATCCGATGACAACTATAAGCTACACTTTAAAAAGGCCCGGAGAAGTACGGTTGACAGTTTATAATATTTACGGCCAAACAGTAAAAACTCTTGTTAATGAGTATTCGCAGAGCGCCGGAGAGAAAAGAGAAGTGGTGTGGAACGGTAAAGATGAAAACGGAAATAGTGTTACAAGCGGCGTTTATCTTTATAGCTTGATTGTTAACGGGGAGATTGAGACAAAAAGAATGATATTTAACAAATAG
- a CDS encoding peptidase, which yields MSSFTALFISIFLLAGCGENIINKKADITYVKDQLNKFTPVNLTADLSYLPAEETQVVKLLVKASETLDNIFLKQVYKCNIDIQHELIKSYSPEDKEYLALFNIMFGPWNRLDHNKPFINSNKKPDGANFYPIDMTKQEFTDWIKTHPEVKEAFESSFTVIRRKEDKLSAIPYSEFFQKELNNAAKYLKQAADLTLNSSLRTFLISRADAFLSNDYFQSDMDWMDLNSDIEIVIGPYEVYEDNLFGYKASFESFVCIVDKEESSKLQTIGSYLNKMENNLPIKDKYKNFDRGSSSPIKVANEIFTAGDAKAGVQTLAFNLPNDEKVRKAKGSKKVLLKNVMHAKYDRIFIPIAKRVLDKKVLKKVSFDAYFNHILMHEVSHGLGPGNIKIGNTKTTVNKALKDAYSTIEECKADVLGMYNCQYLIDQGVFPKSLEHSLYATNLGGMFRSIRFGISEAHGGGVAIQINSYLDAGAYKVNKDGSFTINERKIKKAVKDLAHKVLMIEAAGDYKSAKELIKKYGIIRPEVQTALDKLSDIPVDIKPVYPIEKEL from the coding sequence ATGTCATCATTTACAGCTCTGTTTATTAGTATATTTCTGCTTGCAGGGTGCGGAGAAAACATAATTAACAAAAAAGCTGATATAACATACGTAAAAGATCAGCTCAACAAATTTACTCCGGTGAATTTGACGGCTGACCTCTCATACCTGCCTGCAGAAGAGACACAAGTTGTAAAACTTCTCGTGAAAGCATCGGAAACGCTTGATAATATATTTTTAAAACAGGTATATAAATGCAATATTGATATTCAGCATGAGCTCATAAAATCCTATAGCCCTGAAGATAAAGAGTATCTTGCACTTTTCAATATAATGTTCGGCCCATGGAACAGGCTTGATCATAACAAACCTTTTATTAATAGTAATAAAAAACCTGACGGCGCCAATTTTTATCCCATTGACATGACAAAGCAGGAATTCACTGATTGGATTAAAACTCATCCTGAAGTTAAAGAAGCTTTTGAAAGCAGTTTTACTGTAATCCGCAGAAAGGAAGATAAACTATCAGCTATCCCCTATTCGGAATTCTTTCAAAAAGAACTGAATAACGCCGCAAAATATCTGAAACAGGCCGCAGATCTGACTTTGAATTCTTCGCTGCGAACATTCCTTATTTCCCGAGCAGATGCATTTCTTTCCAATGATTACTTCCAAAGTGATATGGACTGGATGGATCTGAACAGTGACATTGAAATTGTAATCGGGCCCTACGAGGTCTACGAAGATAATCTTTTCGGATACAAGGCTTCTTTTGAATCATTTGTCTGCATTGTTGATAAGGAAGAGAGCAGCAAGCTTCAAACAATAGGCAGTTATCTGAATAAAATGGAAAACAACCTTCCGATTAAAGACAAATATAAAAACTTTGACCGCGGTTCTTCATCTCCAATTAAAGTGGCCAATGAAATATTCACTGCAGGTGATGCCAAAGCCGGAGTACAAACTCTTGCGTTCAATCTTCCGAATGATGAAAAAGTCAGAAAAGCCAAAGGGTCTAAAAAAGTTTTACTTAAAAACGTAATGCATGCGAAATATGATAGAATTTTTATACCGATTGCAAAAAGAGTGCTTGATAAAAAAGTTTTGAAAAAAGTTTCTTTTGATGCATATTTTAATCATATACTCATGCATGAAGTAAGCCATGGCCTTGGTCCCGGCAATATCAAAATCGGGAATACAAAAACAACTGTTAATAAAGCCCTTAAAGATGCTTATTCTACTATTGAAGAGTGCAAAGCGGATGTACTTGGTATGTATAATTGCCAATACCTGATTGATCAGGGTGTGTTTCCAAAATCTCTTGAACATTCTCTTTATGCTACAAATCTTGGCGGTATGTTCCGTTCCATACGTTTTGGAATAAGTGAAGCCCACGGAGGCGGTGTTGCAATACAGATAAACTCATATCTTGATGCAGGGGCATACAAAGTCAATAAAGACGGAAGTTTTACAATAAATGAGAGAAAAATCAAAAAAGCAGTCAAGGATCTTGCTCATAAGGTATTAATGATTGAAGCTGCAGGAGATTATAAAAGTGCAAAAGAGTTGATTAAAAAATATGGGATAATCCGGCCTGAAGTACAGACAGCACTTGATAAACTTTCCGATATTCCTGTTGATATAAAACCTGTGTATCCAATTGAAAAAGAACTGTAA
- a CDS encoding Hsp20/alpha crystallin family protein, with protein sequence MTLVKYNPLRNIVNSNFDVDRFFDDFWFGDSDTVWSPTIDIAENEKSYEIKADVPGMKKKDISISFKDNILTISGEKREEKEDTGKNFFKKERVYGKFQRSFRIPQDVDPEKIKAKYEDGVLTVEVPKAEISKPKEIAIN encoded by the coding sequence ATGACACTAGTAAAATACAATCCGTTGAGAAACATTGTAAACAGCAATTTTGATGTTGATCGATTCTTTGACGATTTCTGGTTTGGGGATAGTGATACTGTGTGGAGTCCTACTATTGATATTGCTGAAAATGAGAAATCTTATGAAATTAAAGCAGATGTTCCGGGTATGAAGAAAAAAGATATCAGTATTAGTTTTAAAGACAATATACTTACTATCTCCGGAGAAAAAAGGGAGGAAAAGGAGGATACCGGTAAGAATTTCTTCAAGAAAGAGAGAGTTTACGGGAAATTCCAGAGATCTTTCCGAATTCCTCAGGATGTTGATCCTGAAAAGATTAAAGCAAAATATGAAGACGGTGTATTGACAGTTGAAGTTCCGAAAGCGGAAATCTCCAAACCAAAAGAAATTGCTATTAATTAA
- a CDS encoding YggS family pyridoxal phosphate-dependent enzyme — protein sequence MITENVKNIINELPRGVLLEAAAKTRTEEEIDQAIKAGVKIIGENYIQEAEAAVSVIQGRVPLHFIGHLQKNKVKKAVKIFDMIETLDSIGLAKEIDKRALAINKVMPVLIEINSGREPQKFGILPEEAESFIVSLKALKNIKILGLMTMGPFTDEEERARPYFKETSRLFKKFTNAEIPHIEMKYLSMGMTGTYRVAVEEGANIVRIGTKIFGPRG from the coding sequence ATGATTACCGAAAATGTTAAAAATATTATTAATGAGCTCCCCCGGGGGGTTCTGCTTGAGGCAGCAGCAAAAACAAGAACCGAAGAAGAAATTGACCAGGCAATAAAAGCCGGAGTTAAAATAATCGGGGAAAATTATATTCAGGAAGCTGAGGCTGCAGTTTCTGTAATTCAGGGAAGAGTGCCCCTGCATTTTATCGGCCATCTGCAAAAAAACAAGGTTAAAAAAGCAGTTAAAATATTTGACATGATAGAAACTCTTGATTCCATAGGCCTTGCAAAAGAGATTGACAAGAGAGCACTTGCAATAAACAAAGTTATGCCTGTACTGATTGAGATTAACAGCGGCAGGGAACCTCAAAAATTCGGGATTCTTCCTGAAGAGGCTGAATCTTTTATTGTAAGCCTGAAAGCGCTGAAAAATATTAAGATATTGGGTTTAATGACAATGGGGCCATTTACCGATGAAGAGGAGCGAGCAAGGCCATATTTTAAAGAGACCTCACGTCTTTTTAAAAAATTTACCAATGCCGAAATTCCACATATTGAAATGAAGTACCTTTCTATGGGAATGACCGGGACATACAGAGTGGCAGTGGAAGAAGGTGCAAATATTGTTCGAATCGGGACAAAAATATTCGGGCCAAGGGGATAA
- a CDS encoding carboxymuconolactone decarboxylase family protein translates to MGDELKEFREYREKMNDKILSAGNLDIRRFFAIDTSVYRDGALDAKTKELLGLVASTVMRCNDCILYHLIRCIEENAEDEEIHETLSIALIVGGSITIPHLRYAFDMLDKLRQEEK, encoded by the coding sequence ATGGGTGATGAATTGAAAGAGTTCAGAGAGTACAGAGAGAAGATGAATGATAAAATATTGAGTGCGGGGAATCTTGATATAAGACGGTTCTTTGCTATTGACACATCTGTTTATAGAGATGGCGCGTTGGATGCCAAGACAAAGGAACTTCTCGGCCTTGTTGCATCCACAGTTATGAGATGCAACGACTGCATTCTCTATCATCTTATACGATGTATAGAAGAGAATGCGGAGGATGAGGAGATACATGAGACTCTTTCAATTGCCCTCATTGTAGGAGGCTCAATCACTATTCCTCATTTACGATATGCTTTTGATATGCTGGACAAACTCAGACAGGAAGAAAAGTAG
- a CDS encoding ribonuclease H-like domain-containing protein: MDIREKLNFLDSNTGIKKPAGTKPAYCNRDLSIPGNISENEFGAFFKSVSEVPINSDYGIVKLDLFRNLSIGILNQIVTGTDIFHDFNVEKFIFLDTETTGLAGGAGTVPFLTGMGYYDDDSFKVEQFLMRDFSEEKAVLHALKEAIGDRSALITYNGKCYDMNILASRFTISGMDNPFTSLNHLDLLFPVRRVWRKRIGSCSLANVEEKILYFSRGEDIHGSLIPGVYFDFIRTGNDKELSKVLRHNVLDIISLAAAVSLLGKIYAGSAAELEHWQDLISIGKIYYNTGNYKKAVECFKQSARRADKTEDIVESLIPLGALYKRTGRWEEAENIWLYIIKKLPKNIEIYEELAKYYEHRKREISKAIDIVLKALEILNLQAELNPQPLYNLKQKDFIYRLSRLRRKEKFSKK; encoded by the coding sequence ATGGATATAAGAGAGAAATTAAATTTCTTAGATAGTAATACAGGGATTAAGAAACCTGCAGGTACCAAACCGGCGTACTGTAACCGGGACCTTTCCATTCCGGGAAATATCAGTGAAAATGAATTTGGAGCTTTTTTCAAGTCAGTTTCAGAAGTTCCAATAAATTCTGATTACGGAATAGTTAAACTTGATTTATTCCGGAATTTATCAATCGGAATTTTAAATCAAATAGTAACCGGAACGGATATATTTCATGATTTTAATGTGGAAAAATTTATTTTTCTGGATACTGAAACAACCGGCCTTGCAGGAGGTGCAGGCACAGTACCGTTTTTAACAGGTATGGGTTATTATGATGATGATAGTTTTAAAGTTGAGCAATTTTTAATGCGTGATTTTTCTGAAGAAAAGGCTGTGCTTCACGCTCTTAAAGAGGCAATTGGTGATCGAAGTGCACTTATTACATATAATGGCAAGTGCTATGATATGAATATACTTGCATCACGTTTTACGATTTCAGGAATGGATAATCCTTTTACATCATTAAATCATCTTGACCTGCTTTTTCCGGTACGCAGAGTGTGGAGAAAACGAATTGGAAGCTGCAGCCTGGCGAATGTAGAGGAAAAGATTCTATATTTCAGCAGGGGGGAAGATATACACGGATCTCTCATTCCGGGAGTTTACTTTGACTTTATACGTACAGGTAATGACAAAGAACTCTCAAAAGTTTTACGGCATAATGTACTGGATATTATTTCTCTTGCTGCTGCTGTGTCTCTGCTTGGAAAAATTTATGCCGGCTCGGCAGCAGAACTTGAACATTGGCAGGATCTTATCAGTATTGGCAAAATATATTATAATACAGGGAATTACAAAAAGGCTGTAGAGTGTTTTAAGCAGTCTGCAAGAAGGGCAGATAAAACCGAGGATATTGTTGAATCTTTAATTCCTCTCGGCGCACTTTACAAGAGAACAGGAAGATGGGAAGAGGCGGAAAATATATGGCTTTACATTATTAAAAAATTGCCGAAGAATATTGAAATATACGAAGAGCTTGCAAAGTATTATGAGCACAGGAAAAGAGAAATTTCAAAAGCGATAGATATTGTTTTAAAAGCTCTTGAGATCCTGAATTTGCAGGCAGAGTTAAACCCGCAGCCTCTTTACAATTTGAAGCAAAAGGATTTTATTTACAGATTGTCGAGATTGAGGAGAAAAGAGAAATTTAGTAAAAAGTAA
- a CDS encoding response regulator has product MNIYRSHKWLLNSFAFSLIYWFLESIRDALIIGNGTLYERLFKPEPIAFWMKLLVICIIILGGAAIDSIHNEKNKLKNKKRNVISPGIGLSTIYWLLAGFRDTLLNSNLNITASIFHPPALYLWMRLLGIFMIMLLALIAQSSINSLEAEKKEIEADKKHVFQIIDQMVFPVQLTSPDGIILQINNAFKQTFPTIASICENRIVHISDIPFYKKINIIESIIKAKNNRTIFIPQIVYENGISDTGPKKRLYEATISPIISDNSCWLIIIIWTDITDKIEAENQKEEIHSQLLKAQKMEAIGNLAGGIAHDFNNLITAIQGTAELAIMDINEAKANTDSLQADLKDIIHASGRAAELTNQLLLFSKRRIMGFKTIQINDTISGLIKIITRLLTENISIHSELEPDLWTIEGDRSTLEQVIMNLAVNAKDAMHMGGRLFISTENIVITQDTAVVIPESHPGKFVCITVSDTGTGIPDDVRENIFEPFFTTKEAKNGTGLGLSVAYGIVQQHRGWINVYSEVGSGTTFKIFIPAGTREVSYEKDETIEIKDVSGHGEKILVVEDDESVRMTTVRALRRSGYQVVSAIHAEDAEDILIHQGGDFALLLTDVILPGKSGIELAHMVSSEFPGINIILGSGYTDAARLKSEILDKGYLFIQKPYEIFNLLTNVRQKIGNMDQ; this is encoded by the coding sequence ATGAATATTTATCGATCACATAAATGGCTTTTAAATTCATTTGCATTCAGCCTGATTTACTGGTTTCTGGAATCTATCCGGGACGCGTTGATAATTGGCAATGGAACTCTTTATGAACGCCTGTTCAAACCCGAACCTATAGCATTCTGGATGAAGCTTCTCGTAATATGCATCATTATTCTTGGAGGTGCAGCAATTGATTCCATACATAACGAAAAAAATAAATTAAAAAACAAGAAAAGAAATGTAATTTCTCCTGGAATAGGTTTAAGCACTATTTACTGGCTTCTTGCCGGATTTCGCGATACGCTTTTGAACAGCAATTTAAATATTACTGCATCCATCTTTCACCCCCCGGCTCTCTATCTATGGATGAGGCTTCTCGGTATTTTCATGATTATGCTCCTCGCTCTGATTGCACAATCATCAATTAATTCACTCGAAGCTGAAAAAAAAGAAATTGAGGCAGACAAAAAACACGTGTTCCAGATAATTGACCAGATGGTTTTTCCTGTGCAGCTTACCAGCCCTGACGGCATAATTCTTCAGATAAATAATGCATTTAAACAGACATTCCCGACAATTGCCTCCATCTGCGAAAATAGAATTGTACACATTTCCGACATACCATTCTACAAAAAAATTAATATCATAGAAAGTATAATCAAAGCTAAAAATAACAGGACTATTTTTATCCCCCAAATTGTTTACGAAAACGGTATTTCAGATACAGGGCCCAAAAAACGCTTATACGAAGCAACCATATCCCCGATAATAAGCGACAACTCATGCTGGTTAATTATAATTATATGGACCGATATAACAGATAAAATCGAAGCGGAAAACCAGAAGGAAGAGATACATTCACAGCTCCTTAAAGCTCAAAAAATGGAAGCTATTGGAAATCTTGCCGGTGGAATAGCTCACGATTTTAACAATCTTATAACAGCGATACAGGGAACGGCAGAACTTGCAATTATGGACATTAATGAAGCCAAAGCCAACACGGATTCTCTTCAGGCTGACCTTAAGGATATAATACATGCTTCCGGACGTGCAGCGGAATTGACAAATCAGCTTCTTCTATTCAGCAAACGGCGCATCATGGGATTTAAAACTATTCAGATTAACGATACAATTTCAGGATTAATCAAAATCATTACAAGGCTCCTTACTGAAAATATTTCAATACATTCCGAACTCGAGCCTGACCTATGGACTATAGAGGGGGACCGCAGCACTCTTGAACAGGTAATCATGAATCTTGCTGTAAATGCAAAGGATGCAATGCACATGGGCGGCAGGCTTTTTATATCAACAGAAAATATTGTAATTACACAGGATACTGCTGTAGTAATACCTGAATCACATCCCGGAAAATTTGTCTGTATTACTGTATCTGACACAGGTACTGGAATCCCTGATGATGTCAGGGAGAATATATTTGAACCGTTTTTTACTACAAAAGAAGCTAAAAACGGCACAGGACTGGGGCTTTCCGTTGCGTACGGAATAGTTCAGCAGCACAGGGGTTGGATAAATGTTTACAGTGAAGTGGGATCAGGAACGACTTTTAAGATATTTATTCCTGCAGGGACCAGAGAAGTTTCATACGAGAAAGACGAGACTATTGAAATTAAGGATGTAAGCGGGCACGGTGAGAAAATACTGGTTGTTGAAGACGATGAGAGTGTGCGTATGACAACAGTGCGCGCGCTTCGCAGAAGCGGATATCAGGTTGTTTCTGCAATTCATGCAGAAGATGCAGAAGATATCCTGATTCATCAGGGTGGAGATTTTGCTCTGCTTTTAACAGATGTTATTCTCCCCGGTAAATCAGGAATTGAACTTGCTCACATGGTATCATCAGAATTCCCTGGTATAAATATAATACTCGGCAGCGGCTACACTGATGCAGCAAGGCTTAAAAGCGAAATTCTTGACAAGGGGTATCTATTTATTCAGAAACCGTACGAGATATTCAACCTTCTCACTAATGTACGGCAAAAAATCGGAAATATGGACCAATAA
- a CDS encoding PAS domain S-box protein — protein MDNKNKKAEDELMDNEERFRSIYENSTIGIYRTTPDGRVLMANPELVRMLRYDSFEELAKRDLEKEGYEEYKRSEFKSLLEKNGEIKGLESKWYRKDGSFLFVRESARVVRDEKGRVVYYDGVVEDITDRKIAEAKEKKQKKSLEILSDVAMMFVELSFDRNIYEFIAEQLQSFIMGKSYVVVNSIDSLQGILTNRAIAGLGQGYKKVAQLLGRDLKKLYFKADEKELSYLNDGRLHESGRTLYDIFFKTVPLKVCSVLEKLFNVGKIYTIGLVKEGKLFGTVLIFMQKDQKLNVDKSIIETFVKQSAIAVQRRNAEERIRHLNLILGSIRNVNQLITSEKDKKELLSKACSILTETRGYSSVWIALLDKNNKIEYAAESNIGKKFKEVLKKLNSGSMIECCRRAMRTDGLVFIKNTHKECKGCPLLGTNPTEKAFTIRLGYEDKVYGLFSVSLPENLSIDVEEQQLFEELAGDLSFALYRIELEEENRKAVEKLRLSEDRLSKIMKVANDGTWDWNLITNEVYFDPRYYEMAGYKPGDFPHHLQEFQKKVHPADLDYVMEQAEKYLSGEIDRYSVEFRFKTKSGTWIWILGRGIIVKRDENGQPLQFIGTHSDITERKRIEQELKLSEEKFRKRIEQELKLSEEKFRILFEFAPDAYYIHDMKGNLIDGNKAAENLIGYTKEELIGKNIFNLNLLPKSQIPKVAAMLAENVSGKRVINREITLKRKDGIKVNVEISGFSITLQGKKFVFGNAHDITDRKKAEVILKQSETRYRTIFESSSDALFTMKGEIFSDCNESTLKMFRCKREDIVGNTPYRFSPKYQTDGRKSKDAALEYINAALDGKPQFFEWNHCQLDGTVFPAEVSLNRFEIDGETYLLARVKDITDRKKSEEELKKWANIFEFAGWGIVIGGIDEAKSIELMNPAFAAMHGYTVKELEGKPITAVFPQDEMDKVIKNINIAQEKGHHIFEADHIRRDGTRFPSLIDVTAVKDEKGKVLYRIVNVNDITEKKKVENALKNSLKEKDVLIREIHHRVKNNLQIIHSLISLQQRGLKDEEAIENFNETKARVLVMARVHEMLYGSDNLSEINFKKYLESMAVELLSGSDIRNKVNLKYDIMDIYLHIETAIPCGLIVNELITNSLKYAFKDMSKGIIYLSFKKDKNNMAKLIVKDNGSGLTKDIDFENPDSFGLKLVNILTEQLDGELRISSGNGTKFIITFPLDK, from the coding sequence ATGGATAATAAAAATAAAAAAGCAGAAGATGAATTGATGGATAATGAGGAGAGGTTCCGAAGTATTTATGAGAATTCAACGATTGGTATTTACCGCACCACACCTGACGGCAGGGTTTTAATGGCAAATCCGGAGCTTGTGAGAATGCTGAGGTATGACTCGTTTGAGGAGCTTGCAAAAAGGGATCTTGAAAAAGAAGGTTATGAGGAGTATAAAAGATCAGAATTTAAATCCTTACTTGAAAAAAATGGTGAAATAAAGGGACTGGAATCAAAATGGTACAGAAAGGACGGCTCATTTTTATTTGTAAGGGAAAGCGCCAGAGTTGTACGTGATGAAAAGGGCAGAGTAGTTTACTATGACGGAGTTGTGGAAGATATTACTGATCGAAAAATTGCAGAAGCGAAGGAGAAAAAGCAGAAGAAAAGCCTGGAAATTTTATCAGATGTTGCCATGATGTTTGTTGAATTATCGTTTGATAGGAATATCTATGAATTTATAGCAGAGCAGCTTCAATCTTTTATTATGGGGAAGTCATACGTAGTTGTTAATTCTATTGATTCGTTGCAGGGCATACTGACGAATCGGGCTATTGCAGGATTGGGACAAGGGTATAAAAAAGTTGCTCAATTACTTGGAAGGGATTTGAAGAAGCTGTATTTCAAGGCTGATGAAAAGGAGCTTAGTTATTTAAATGACGGCAGGCTTCACGAAAGCGGCAGGACACTTTATGATATCTTTTTTAAAACAGTTCCTTTGAAAGTCTGTTCTGTATTGGAAAAGCTTTTTAACGTCGGTAAAATCTATACAATTGGCCTTGTAAAAGAGGGAAAATTATTCGGCACGGTACTAATATTCATGCAGAAGGATCAGAAACTTAATGTGGATAAAAGTATAATCGAAACTTTTGTAAAACAGTCAGCAATAGCAGTTCAGAGAAGAAATGCAGAAGAACGTATAAGACATCTTAACCTTATTCTCGGTTCTATCAGGAATGTTAATCAGCTGATAACAAGTGAAAAAGATAAAAAAGAGCTCCTCAGTAAAGCTTGTAGTATTTTAACTGAAACCAGGGGGTATTCCAGTGTATGGATAGCTTTGTTGGACAAAAATAATAAAATTGAATATGCAGCAGAATCGAATATTGGAAAAAAATTTAAAGAAGTGCTTAAAAAGTTGAATTCCGGGTCAATGATAGAGTGCTGCAGAAGGGCAATGAGAACGGATGGGCTTGTTTTTATAAAAAATACTCATAAAGAATGTAAGGGCTGTCCCTTGCTTGGAACAAATCCGACAGAGAAGGCTTTTACAATAAGGCTTGGATATGAAGATAAAGTTTATGGATTGTTTTCAGTTTCACTCCCCGAAAATTTATCAATAGATGTTGAGGAGCAGCAGCTTTTTGAAGAGCTTGCGGGAGATTTATCCTTTGCTTTGTACAGAATTGAACTGGAAGAAGAGAATAGAAAAGCTGTAGAAAAGTTACGGTTAAGTGAAGACCGGCTGTCAAAAATAATGAAGGTCGCAAATGACGGCACATGGGACTGGAATTTAATAACAAACGAAGTTTACTTTGATCCAAGATACTATGAAATGGCAGGTTATAAGCCCGGTGATTTTCCCCATCATCTGCAGGAATTTCAGAAAAAAGTACATCCTGCTGATCTTGATTATGTTATGGAACAGGCTGAAAAGTATCTCAGCGGTGAAATAGACAGATATTCTGTGGAATTTCGTTTTAAGACAAAGAGTGGCACTTGGATATGGATTCTGGGACGGGGTATTATTGTTAAACGGGATGAAAATGGCCAACCTCTGCAGTTCATCGGAACTCACAGCGATATTACTGAGAGAAAACGAATTGAGCAGGAACTTAAACTATCAGAAGAGAAGTTCAGAAAACGAATTGAGCAGGAACTTAAACTATCAGAAGAGAAGTTCAGAATACTGTTTGAATTTGCCCCTGACGCCTACTACATTCACGATATGAAGGGAAACCTGATTGACGGGAATAAAGCAGCAGAAAATCTCATTGGATATACGAAAGAAGAATTGATAGGTAAAAATATTTTTAATCTTAATCTTTTACCAAAGAGTCAGATTCCCAAAGTTGCTGCAATGCTTGCAGAAAATGTTTCTGGCAAAAGAGTTATAAACAGAGAGATAACCCTGAAGAGAAAAGACGGAATAAAAGTGAATGTTGAAATCAGCGGTTTTTCAATTACTCTGCAAGGTAAAAAATTTGTTTTCGGTAATGCCCATGATATAACAGACCGCAAGAAAGCAGAAGTCATATTAAAACAGAGCGAAACAAGATACAGAACTATTTTCGAATCTTCCAGTGATGCTCTGTTTACAATGAAAGGAGAAATTTTTTCAGATTGTAATGAATCTACATTGAAAATGTTCAGGTGTAAAAGAGAAGACATAGTTGGAAATACACCATACAGATTTTCTCCAAAATATCAGACTGACGGGAGAAAGTCCAAAGATGCGGCACTTGAATACATTAATGCAGCACTGGATGGTAAACCCCAGTTTTTTGAGTGGAATCACTGCCAATTAGACGGTACGGTATTTCCTGCTGAAGTGAGTCTTAACAGATTTGAGATTGACGGAGAAACCTACCTTCTTGCAAGAGTTAAAGATATTACTGACAGAAAAAAATCTGAGGAAGAGCTTAAAAAGTGGGCAAATATTTTTGAATTTGCAGGATGGGGAATAGTTATAGGCGGCATTGATGAAGCAAAAAGTATAGAATTAATGAATCCTGCATTTGCCGCGATGCATGGTTATACAGTTAAAGAGTTAGAGGGTAAACCGATTACTGCTGTTTTCCCGCAGGATGAAATGGACAAGGTTATTAAAAATATAAATATTGCTCAGGAAAAGGGACATCACATATTTGAGGCTGATCATATCCGAAGAGACGGTACCCGTTTCCCATCTTTAATTGATGTTACTGCTGTAAAGGATGAAAAAGGAAAAGTTCTGTACAGAATTGTAAATGTCAATGATATTACAGAAAAAAAGAAGGTGGAAAATGCTCTTAAAAATTCCCTAAAAGAAAAGGATGTGCTTATAAGAGAAATCCATCACAGAGTTAAAAATAATCTGCAGATAATACACAGCCTCATCAGCCTGCAGCAGAGGGGATTAAAAGATGAAGAAGCGATTGAAAATTTCAATGAAACAAAGGCGCGTGTATTAGTTATGGCGAGAGTTCATGAAATGCTGTACGGATCAGACAACCTTTCGGAAATTAATTTTAAGAAATATCTTGAAAGTATGGCAGTAGAATTACTTTCAGGAAGCGATATCAGAAATAAAGTAAACCTGAAATATGATATTATGGATATTTATTTACATATAGAAACTGCTATCCCGTGCGGATTAATTGTAAATGAACTGATTACAAATTCATTAAAGTATGCATTTAAAGATATGTCCAAAGGTATAATTTATTTGTCATTTAAAAAAGATAAAAATAACATGGCAAAATTAATTGTAAAGGATAATGGTTCCGGCCTTACTAAAGATATTGATTTTGAGAATCCGGATTCCTTTGGGTTAAAACTTGTAAATATTTTAACAGAACAGCTTGATGGTGAACTCCGGATTTCATCTGGAAATGGAACAAAATTTATTATTACTTTCCCACTGGATAAATGA